DNA from Daucus carota subsp. sativus chromosome 1, DH1 v3.0, whole genome shotgun sequence:
acaaatattaaaaggtCAAAATTTCTATATGAATACTGTAAACGCAAAGAAGAAAGTAAAACATTGCTAGGAAGCTGACCCAGATATCCCTCTGGATGCATAGAGTTTTGGAAAACCATCAACCAATCCCTTTGCGAAAGTTGGCTGTGTTTGAACGCAAACTTTTACAGCTTCGAACGGACATAGAGCTACATCAGCAACTAATTGTGCAGATGCACTACTCAGAAAGAATATGACACTCTTATTATGTTCCACCAACACGTCAGAGTAAAACCTTTTAAAATATTCGTAGAGACCATATTTTAAACCTCCTTGAATACCATATCCAAAGAATTTGCTGGACCAACCTCTACAAAAAGCATAAGAGCCTTGCTCTTTCCAAAGTATACTAAGACTTGATCCCATGCGATTGTACTTCACTGGATTTACCTAAAGTACATACATAATCAGACGAGCAGGCAAATTAAGACAAAAATGGTTCAAAAACCTTGGACATGAATAGGTGTTTGTTGAGCCAAGGTGTGAAATTGCAGCACATCTTTAATATATTGATTATTAGAAAATAGAGTTCTTCAATGAATTTGTTTTCTGGAGTGTGACAAGCATCTTTCTGGAGTAGCTTCAGAGTAATTGTTTTTAACATTCCCAAATTCTAAATGTTTGCAGGACGGATCTGTAAGATATGTTCCTCGATTGAagcatatttttataaacaatCTGCTTGCATGGTGGTGAAAAGTGTGTCTTAAGCCCAAAGCTCAATTGAGCACTCAGTTTGAGTTTGTGCTTTGCTTGAAAATAGCCACTCCCATGAAATGCCGCTTAAGCGTTAATAAGCTACTGTTATGACCTTTTGAGAAGAAGAGAGTTTCCCCTGGCCTTCaatttaatctaataataatgaTGATACTAACAATAATACTAAAATTTGAACTGCAAATAATCTTCGGAGCCATAAACACATTTTATTGTCATTGGAATTAAACTTTCTTGTCTTATTATCATAACACAAGCTTCGTGTTGTTAACTCAATATTATTAGAAGTAAATTATATTACAGAGCTTTTATTCCCAAATTTGTGTTGATTATCACGATATATCTGTTAAATCAATATCTATATTAGTGGAAGGCAAGCGATCAACAAGCTGCACCGCATAGACCTCGAATTCATAACATAACAATTAGATTTTTCCACTACCTACAATGCCTAATGTGTTAATACTCAATAGGCGTCCAATCAATCACCGCAAACTCTAAACCAATTTCCCTAAGCCCAGTGACGACACCAAACAGAGATTTGTTTAATTCTAATGCATTGACACGAAACGTCAATCATTTTACACATTTCAACAATCAAATGTGGATCATTCAAATGCTGAAACATATACACAAACACAGAGAGGTATATGATTATGATATACCTGCATATTAACTTTAAGAACGTCGAGAGGAGTGATGAGGAGATGAGTAGTCCCCGCGCTTAACATTCCGCCCAACGTACATATCCTATAATACTCTCTCATCCGCCATTCCTCGTCCACACTTGTCTTCGATTTGTGTTCCTCCGCCTCTTTCATGATTTGTAAGTATGTGtacttttgttttgttttgggtttagggttttgtaCTTTTGTTAGTTTGGCTTTGTGGACATGTTCTTCATGTGTACATTTGCTTGCTGCATATTGATCCACGTTTGTgcaatatacatacacacagcTTGTATGTATTTGTTTTGCTTGAACATAGTTTAAACGCGTCTCCTCTCTTCATAACTACAACTCCAAAGGCACCTAGGTCGTACCGGTAAAACAGCATTTTATTTGTACCCTTACTTTTTCactttactttttctttttgaaaatttagattAATTACTCCTTCATCCtgttcaattgtatacgtttatttttcactgctcgacacgtattttaagattcttataaaatataattttataatttatttcaaaaaaattctgttttataaaaatatgtgttatatttttatataaaaaagaaaatcttaaaaataagttgtagaattatattttattgaagtaTTAAAATTTGTGCTGCGTCTCCGTCCcccaatatatattattgaccgGGACGAAGTGAGTAATTAAGAGGcatattttttttgatcaaaTTAAGAGGCATACTTAATCAAAGCTATTCATAATTTTTCTAGATTAAATGAATGTGGTTATTaagttttattataaattattattgagAAATATGATGACGCTGAAAGAATGttacttaaattttattaaaacaaaactgatgtattttttcttaaattatggGGCCATTTGGGTggatttaaaataagtgctttttgcttaaagtaaaaaaatgaagtagaagttagaagcaggTTAAGAcgtataagtgattaaactgtttgggaaataagtagaagtcctcaAACAAAAGCCAGTAATCCTAACTTCTTTTAAATACTtcctgactttttacacaaacggtacaaataagtgctgctaacttataaatccagaagTCGGGCTTATAAGCCAttgccaaacaccacctatgcattttttttattcaataatcatTTTTTTACGGACATTGTTGTAATATCATACAAATTCATTTCATCTCAAATCATCTGCACTCAATTCATTTTAAAACATCTAAACCCGTTTCATTTTGAATCACTCTTAGGCCTTGTTTGTTTGAAAGTTAGAAGTTTAAGGCAAATTTAGAAGTTTGAGATGTTTTAGAGATTTGATCACTAAAACaagctaatattagtgtttggtagttagtgGATTAAAATAtaggtttggatccaaaaagctaattttgaaaaacttaCTCAGAGGAGTTTTTCGGATTAGTGGTATTGGTTTGTATCAGAAAAAGGTAATCAATCAGCCAGTTACTAAACAAGTTTACgaaaaa
Protein-coding regions in this window:
- the LOC108214801 gene encoding mitochondrial phosphate carrier protein 1, mitochondrial; this translates as MKEAEEHKSKTSVDEEWRMREYYRICTLGGMLSAGTTHLLITPLDVLKVNMQVNPVKYNRMGSSLSILWKEQGSYAFCRGWSSKFFGYGIQGGLKYGLYEYFKRFYSDVLVEHNKSVIFFLSSASAQLVADVALCPFEAVKVCVQTQPTFAKGLVDGFPKLYASRGISGLYKGLFPLWGRNLPFSMIMFSTFEHSVDMLYGNVIQRRKEDCSRAQQLGVTSLAGFVAGAVGTVISNPADNIVSSLYNKKADSVLQAIKNIGLLNLFTRSLPVRLTIVGPVVTLQWFLYDSIKVLCGLPTSGGLNRHTEETTHIMKKHQRVA